A genome region from Altererythrobacter aquiaggeris includes the following:
- a CDS encoding DUF2177 family protein: MQWIVAYIAAAIAFGVLDAMWLGWAGPNFYRPKLGDMLAENFRMAPALVFYAIYIAGMVWFAIKPGILSGNVLTATLNGALLGGLCYATYDLTSQAVLKTWSTSITVADIAWGAFATAVASSIGAWAAMKLS, from the coding sequence ATGCAGTGGATTGTCGCCTATATTGCCGCAGCGATTGCCTTCGGTGTGCTGGACGCGATGTGGCTCGGTTGGGCCGGACCCAATTTCTATCGCCCGAAACTGGGCGATATGCTGGCGGAAAATTTCCGCATGGCGCCTGCGCTGGTGTTTTACGCAATCTATATTGCGGGAATGGTCTGGTTTGCGATCAAACCGGGAATTTTGTCGGGCAACGTGCTCACCGCCACGCTTAACGGCGCGCTGCTGGGGGGCCTGTGTTACGCGACTTACGATCTGACCAGTCAGGCCGTCCTGAAAACATGGTCCACCAGCATCACTGTCGCCGACATAGCGTGGGGCGCTTTTGCCACCGCGGTTGCCAGCAGCATTGGCGCGTGGGCCGCAATGAAATTGAGCTGA